The following is a genomic window from Zerene cesonia ecotype Mississippi chromosome 13, Zerene_cesonia_1.1, whole genome shotgun sequence.
GGTTTTTCTTTCCAATTCCCATTGGCCATCAAAAAAGTTCATTATCGGTAGATGTTTTATTTGgtataaatacacatacaatgacacttaataattataaccatacccatttttattaatagtaccACTACTacttaagattatttttatgataatctACTAATTAGAAATAAGCTCCACCATGCACATAACATTAGGAGTTAATTTCAtgttattagaaataattattttacaataatatataacagaaAACCTATAATATCtttagtattaattaaactatttgcacataataattaatttttacattattggcAAGTTGTGTACATTCATGAAAAATTtagtacttaaaatatttacaataagtgGTATTAAGGAAGTAGgagatttaacaaataaataaaaatttaactgatTCACTTTCACAGAATAAAAGcttcttcttctctttctCATAAATCAGAAACTTCatgctttaaaactaaaataattttaaaaaagtaaagcctatatgtttataaccaagtttaaaaaataataaactaaataacattaatatttaagaaccgaaagaaataaataaaatataactaaactGATTTTGTAAATGAAAGCACAGAATTTGTGTACACATGCCaaataaagagaaattttaagttaatcTTATAGTCATACAGTTATGATTAGCTATGAActatttcgttttataaacatacatgttGTGGACGCTGGGAAGATGACTGTTGCATCAATGATGCATCAATAATCTGTGGGGCTTGTTGCAACACAACCTGAGCGTCTACAGGTAAATTAGAAGTGTAGTAcacctaaaataaatgtaacttaCAGACACTACTCTTAACCATTAACTTTACAATGTGCGTTGACctgtttcatttattactttacgcAATACTATTTACTATTTGTTCTTTTGTATGATAGcatatttgttacataaataacacacACTTACCTGATGTCTAAGCAATGTCTGTTGTTGATGTGTCTGTTGGGACTGTTGCTGTGATTGCTGTTGTTGAAAGTCAGGTCGGTTAGGTGGTGGTGGTGGAGGTTGGTCATGCCTAATGATGTATTGTTGTTGATATTGTAAACCATCTCCAACAACTAATTGAGGCTGAACTTGAACACCTTCACTAACTATAATATCATTTGGTTGATCTGCTTGTTGGACTACAACCTTTCAATAAACACAAGTTTTGTCAATTAGTTTTCTCATGGCTCActtgatttgaaataatttcactgtataataaatgtgtacaTACTTGCTGTGGAGCATACTGCTGATCATCTTGATTAACTACTATTCTGCCATCTAAACATATATTAGGGCAGTATCTTTGTAAATCTTCTAAAGTCAATGAATGTCCTTGGCCAACAGctatttgataatattgagCCATGGCAAACAATTACcctgaaaattattattattctgtatttataaagtatttattgatttaaaaacgtaaaacATTACTGAAATCACGTTATCTGAACGTACAGATCTGTAAAatagtttgaatttgaatgaTGAATATAAGTGAGACACGATCAAACTTATTGACgtaattatttcacaaattattatcattgtttacgaaatcaataaacatagaaagatttctatatattactTAGTTAAGCTTTTAAACACTAAATTGCATTATGATAATTGAAGTTCTGACGAGCAACTGTTTCTTTGACAGATCTCATATACACCCTGAACCTACGTACAACAAGTAACAACAGCAGAATTGACTCCGTGGAGCaagtaaacattttaactATGGCGACGAATATTACTTCACTTTtcgatatttgatatatttgtcAAAACACTATCAACATTATACAGCGATATActcttcatttatttagaataacaCCTTTAAAAACGCACTAATCATGAAAATGAATGGCTTCGATTCTTATACTCCAACCTAAATAAGCTCCAACTGAATTGTTTATCACCGCACTACGCTTATGTTTCATTTCTGTCTTACCAATTTTTACTGAGGACATTTTAAATGCCATACATTTACGATAAAAGTTAACTTTTAAcatcaaaatgtaaaaaaattaactcaaACGCCAAACCTAGAAGCAATTTACATTATGGCGTGTGTGTCACTTTGaacaaatgtattatttttttttgaaaatgttgcCTGATACTTTTcagcatataaaatttataaagtggTACTACTAAACAACATATGTGTGTATAGTATGAGAACTTCTTAACACTTTGCTGAATTAAGTCATTTAAATTCAGTCTTTTCGTTCAATTCAGTcgtcaatataattaatatgataatacttttcgaacatttaatattgtttctaAAAGTAAAACGACTAAAGTTTTATAGTTATACAAACtacaatgttaaaaaattctcaatatagatatacaaacttaagtttaatgtaatattatatgctttCATGTAGTATTCTTGTACATGTTATATGTTTTACTATAAGCGGGCAACCATGAAGGTGGTTGTCGgcacagattaagaactacAATACATAGTTGACAGTAAAATGATGATAAACGAGCACTACTAACTAATCATTTGTACTAAATATTGGCAGAGGCAGCCAGTATAGCTCACTTTTAAGGAATAAACGATAAAAAAGAAGTAAGAATGGGTTCATTTTCTCACAACTTACATTTacgatacaaaataaaatcagtacATTTAACTTCAGCAATAAATTGTGTGCTTAAATTAGGtatgaattgattttattaaggtAAGGCAATCCTTATCCTTCATcaatatgaagaaaataacaaatcaaatGGGAAAGATGACCGAAAGAAAACGCGCCACTCAAAGGAATAGAATTTAGAGAGTTTCACTTTGATACTGAAGGATGTTATACTCCCATACTCAtggtgtttttcttttttttttttatgtcacagtcggcaatggagctagtgggacgcctgatagtaagcgctaccaccgcccatgaacatttggagaggcataaggtccattgcagaccttacgcctctacaaatggattgccgactttaaactgaagggaagggattaagaaaggattggcgagaggaataaaggaaaggactgggaagggtaaggaaaaggatacgggcttccggctcccccactcactgaacgaaacacagcagaatgctatttcacgccggtcttctgtgggggtgtggtacttccccggtgcgaactggcccaattcgtgccgaagcgtgctcgactaccacaataaaatgtGTTGTCGTAACTTTGGGAGTGGAACACGCTTCGGTACAACAACTTGTACCGAAGCGTGGCCAGTTTGAACCAgagaaagtaccacaccctcataGAAAATCGACATGAAATAATGGCATGCCACTATGTTTGGTTTGGTGAGTGGAACCGGAGACCCAGGACCCTTTTCCTCACCGTTCTCAGTCCATTTCTATTGTCAatactttccttatcctttatcttttaaaagcaCGCAACGCGTTTGTTGCGACCTTATTCCTGGAAATATTCTTGGGTGGTAGTAATCACTTACCATTAGGCAAACTGACAGCGCATTTGCGCgcaattacattaaaaataacgtaatattatactatactagtacaTTATGAATACATGAACAAAGATATTATTGATGTTTCataacacatattataattatttaagggTAAACGGCATTTCCAAATATGTAACGCCATGTCAAGAAAATATCGTTGCATCTTCTGTGGCGATTTGGAACATATCCATGCAACTTAGATTTGTCGAAGCGAATCCATTTTTACGAAGCTTAATGGTTGAACATAAAGTATGTTACAGTAAAATACTTCTTATATTCGTAGAGTAAAAAGTATAGCGGATTTTACTGCAACGcagattatttaatacatcacagttaatgagaaatttttaaagaatagaaaaaattatcatgaGGCGATTCCGAAACCGCGTAAAACGCTTAGTCTCTCCGCCACCGATTATCCtgcctcagcaatcgaatttcttctaataTAGATAATGTTCCTACTTTGTGTTCCTTTTTTGTGTCATTGTTGAATTTCAGttcataattaaacaaaatttgtccatttgttttaaatttttgacagtttgtctacattttatttaaagaatttattttgtttttctctaCTATTTGATCATAGCTTACCAACTGTAAAATCAAATGACTTGTATCTATAAGTACAACTTGTGAAAAATCAAACTAATCAGATATCATACATTCTGTCTGAATTCTGAATTCTGATTAGAGAATAGCGAATTGAGGTTTTTGAGGTCTATATTTGCAGTTGCgattaaatttgtttggttaatttctaaatacttattaattcaGTCCAGTAAACGataaattcatattcaatataaatataacggATACCTGCTCCTTTTGTGCTATTTTATGATCATTCATTAGGcgatatattcataattttatttgttcctATTTGATGACATTTTGTGGCTGTCTTTAAAACATTGCTGTGCAAATGGATGATATAGTGATTTCACcaggtaaattatatatttatagagcGTATTAGGGTATTTAATGTGGGTTTTCATAAATTGTAAGCTTGGTTTTAGGACACAAAATGGGCGATTCCGCCTCAGAGAGTGATTCGAGTTCTCTAGACGGCGGAGCAATGTTACCCACCAGCACAGTCTCTAGAGACCAATTGCAAAAAAGAATTGAATCTTTACAGCAGCAAAATaggtaaagttttaaatattcaatgcaCTTAgacatcaatatttttttgaactaTATGGCCCTTTAAATGATGCAACTTTCTTGTctgttactttaaataatattgaaaaaacaaatgactGGTATCAtgtgataacataatattttataagacacattttctataaaaatattgttggaATGCTGCTATTTTCTTTTCGATGTAATGGATATTATTTTAGTGCAATAGAATTGACTTTCATGAATTGCAAACAGCTGCTTATTTACAGATACcagttgaaaattaaatacaattattggattaaaatctttcaataaattattgcaagAGTGTTGTttccaaaaatataaagtcaGTTGCCCACAATTTTGTTGATgtgtctataaataaatgagtacAATTAAGATTCTGTTTAAAGCAAGCTCATTGTCACTCATTTCATTCTTTTGTAATCCTATTTAAAAGGCATATGTGATATAATAGAGATGTTCGAAAATTCAATCTATAGGGTTAAAATGCCTTTTGATTTACATATGCGGTTTCTTACAAAATCATAAaaccaaattattaaatgaaaaaagattTATGAGACCACAATTAAAGTAAagcaaaacataattaatattacatttataataggcTGTATGTGTGTTGTGGCACCAGTAAGGCTCTAGGTCTAGTATAATGTTGCAGAGCAAGCTCCACAACTTTCATAATTGAAGTTGAATTATGAGCCTCCATAGTCTTTGGGAAAATTGTTACTTTAAGGCATTTAAGTGATTCCCTAAGGACCTGAAGACATTCCAGTTTTCTAAAATGCTTTTGTGTAATTTTCACAGTCATTACTAACATGAGTTATGATGAAAAAAAGAATtggtattatatttagaatactCCGTAGTTATAGCTAGTTTTAGATATACAAAACGAATGAACTGAAGAAAAATTGTGAAACTGTAAATGCCaactattacatattttaataaaagttccTTGAAGCTCCTAAATCGGCCCCATTGCAAAATATAGACTTATAACTATGAAAAAACTTTTTGCTAGGTTATTCTTAAAATGAAgttgaatacattatttttctttatataatttcagagTTCTTAAGGTTGAACTTGATACATACAAACTGAGAGTGAAAGCATTACAGGAAGAAAATCGTGCATTAAGGAAGGCATCAGTATCCATAGTAAGTTTCTTTTTCTAATCATAAAGAATACTAAGTATCAGTTGAGTGTctaatttttatctaattgtaatttaatactcaaattttttttttaaagattttacatatattgaatgatacattttttagtttattataagtatgtatgacaatttaaatatataattatatttattatttagcaaGCAAAAGCAGAACAAGAGAAAGAGTATATTTCCAATACcctactaaaaaaaattcaagcaTTGAAGAAGGAAAAGGAGACTCTTGCTCATCATTATGAAAGGGAAGAGGAGTGCTTAACAAATGACTTGTCTAGGAAGTTGAATCAGGTgaattatactataatttgtttttttttgaactgaactgattttgtgcatttgaatagattttaaaaaatgaccCTTAGCACATATTCTATGTGAGAGGCAATGAAAGCTATGTATAAGTCAAAATATGTGCATAGTTCTAGTTTAATAATCTGCAGTCTTCAATGTTGCATATTATTcacttctttttatttaaaacgataaaCTTACAcctagttattaaatttttcatagtttaaaaaacatcTATTTTGCTGGTAATCCCAAATCACTTactatttttgtgtaaaaattaattgataattttgtaaGTTCAATATATTAACAGACATTagaataattagaaattatgaaattgtgATGTGAAAAAAAGGGTATTTGGGAATGGCATAAAGCTATACCGGCTTAAATCCTATGGTCTGTACTATggtgataatataaatcaaatatgtcTTACACACTCACagttagatatatttttttatctttgatACTCTTcgccttttatatttatgaaataaactttttattatttgtcgcAGCTGCACCAAGAAAAATGTCGCTTGGAAGAAACATTGGAACAAGAGCAGGAATGcttagttaataaattaatgagaaAAATCGAAAAACTTGAAGCTGAAACTCTTGCAAAGCaaacaaatttagaaaaaCTCAGAAGAGAAAAGGTGAATTTAAGATgtgttttttctataatataacttcTTTTTGTTTCCTTCAATTACTACAATCTTTGAGGGACATTCAGCTCATGCTTTCGCTGGCGCGCTCGCCTTTGTCACATCccaattgtaaaaatataataaatcattattaatgggctgaaaattataaaaatagtttttcaaatatcttcaaaatgttataacttaaCCACCAGTTATGAATATTTCTACCTTGagttatgttatgtaaatctcattttaatttgcaaaatagGTTGAGTTGGAGAATACTTTAGAACAAGAACAAGAGGCGTTAGTGAACAGGCTATGGAAGAGAATGGATAAGCTAGAAGCTGAAAAACGTTCCTTACAGATAAGGCTTGACCAACCTGTGTCAGATCCCGCTAGTCCAAGGTAATATACTATCTTACCTTTCGGTTTTATACTTAAATGTAggtgtattattaataaaaaaattatagtggttgtatatattattataaaagagcaactacagaggtTCTGGCTGGCTTGTCTCTTAGAAACTGCTATCCGAAatggtggtaaatgttaaacatatattatgatgatatgaaagtgcttctataagaagtcttcttgaataaataaatattggagTTTGACTTTGAGTTTATCTGCAATATTAAccgtaatttgtttatatcaaaacagaaatgtgtaaattattttctttataacagGCTAGCTTATGTCCGCTGCTTCGCATGTGTTACATTCGGAGCAAAATCccatttatgttattacatatataaacgtTCCTCtaatcactatctattaaaaaaaaacctcatcaaaatctgttgcgtaatttttaagatctaagcatacacaCACAGAGGGCGGAAATTAACTTCGTTTGGTACTGTGTAGTgatttggttttattatttttttaatgtatttacttATAGTATTCTGTTTTGTGTGTATAaagaacaatattaattagaataatttttccATTTCCTGTTAGGGAAATCAGCAATGGTGACACTGCATCAAATCTTAGTAATCACATTCAAACACTACGCTCAGAGGTTGTAAAATTAAGGTaatgaatgttatattatgatatttttgtatgcttttttgtatttatactgtgataataaaatagtattatataaaagaggCGATGCTGCTTCTATTACAATTAACAAGTAAATCAGAATTGCTTATATGGAAGAAATTAGTGTttgacttatttataaattgataatatatctTGGTGAAAATGAAACAAgacattttgatattttatgcattatatCTGATATTTTCGGATTCCCCGATGGAAAATTGTTTAAGAAGAGGTAGCACAATCA
Proteins encoded in this region:
- the LOC119831136 gene encoding coiled-coil domain-containing protein 6 isoform X2; its protein translation is MDDIVISPGHKMGDSASESDSSSLDGGAMLPTSTVSRDQLQKRIESLQQQNRVLKVELDTYKLRVKALQEENRALRKASVSIQAKAEQEKEYISNTLLKKIQALKKEKETLAHHYEREEECLTNDLSRKLNQLHQEKCRLEETLEQEQECLVNKLMRKIEKLEAETLAKQTNLEKLRREKVELENTLEQEQEALVNRLWKRMDKLEAEKRSLQIRLDQPVSDPASPREISNGDTASNLSNHIQTLRSEVVKLRNQLTVSQNENKEKMQRFALEEKHIRDENVRLHRKLQQEVERREALCRHLSESESSLEMEEERQFNEALCARSRSVSSPGGSRPLSPYASPLLPGSGMPLSRPALHFNSQARRASERFVKPAVPGAGGAGGACGAGGVCGALRPLEPPPFSPASPAPTSPAPSPAITQPASPMDTSSKD
- the LOC119831136 gene encoding coiled-coil domain-containing protein 6 isoform X1, producing the protein MDDIVISPGHKMGDSASESDSSSLDGGAMLPTSTVSRDQLQKRIESLQQQNRVLKVELDTYKLRVKALQEENRALRKASVSIQAKAEQEKEYISNTLLKKIQALKKEKETLAHHYEREEECLTNDLSRKLNQLHQEKCRLEETLEQEQECLVNKLMRKIEKLEAETLAKQTNLEKLRREKVELENTLEQEQEALVNRLWKRMDKLEAEKRSLQIRLDQPVSDPASPREISNGDTASNLSNHIQTLRSEVVKLRNQLTVSQNENKEKMQRFALEEKHIRDENVRLHRKLQQEVERREALCRHLSESESSLEMEEERQFNEALCARSRSVSSPGGSRPLSPYASPLLPGSGMPLSRPALHFNSQQARRASERFVKPAVPGAGGAGGACGAGGVCGALRPLEPPPFSPASPAPTSPAPSPAITQPASPMDTSSKD
- the LOC119831136 gene encoding coiled-coil domain-containing protein 6 isoform X3, producing MDDIVISPGHKMGDSASESDSSSLDGGAMLPTSTVSRDQLQKRIESLQQQNRVLKVELDTYKLRVKALQEENRALRKASVSIQAKAEQEKEYISNTLLKKIQALKKEKETLAHHYEREEECLTNDLSRKLNQLHQEKCRLEETLEQEQECLVNKLMRKIEKLEAETLAKQTNLEKLRREKVELENTLEQEQEALVNRLWKRMDKLEAEKRSLQIRLDQPVSDPASPSNGDTASNLSNHIQTLRSEVVKLRNQLTVSQNENKEKMQRFALEEKHIRDENVRLHRKLQQEVERREALCRHLSESESSLEMEEERQFNEALCARSRSVSSPGGSRPLSPYASPLLPGSGMPLSRPALHFNSQQARRASERFVKPAVPGAGGAGGACGAGGVCGALRPLEPPPFSPASPAPTSPAPSPAITQPASPMDTSSKD